A region of Haloplanus sp. XH21 DNA encodes the following proteins:
- a CDS encoding aspartate aminotransferase family protein translates to MANPSPDAELDSGAIPHWYSDDDVLSLVDGDGVTVYDDDGDAYLDFNSQLYCVNAGHGEERIVDAITAQASTIAYVASSKHNDARSELAGRIAGIAPGDLSNVFFSVSGSEANEAAVQFAREYTDARKVLTRYRSYHGATYGAASLTGDPETRNAMERYVATTGAAKFCPPVAHQSPFDADTPAELARQAADHLEYVIHNEGPDTIAAVLMEPIGGTSGAYPAPADYWQRVRDICDEYDILLIADEVITGFGRCGEWFGIDTEDVVPDLLTFAKGVTSAYVPLAGVVTGPDIAAHLRDTGIDVGQTFAGHPVACAAGVAAIDVYADGLVDNARERGDYLETRLRELDAHDAVGDVRGRGLLWGVEFTDLETGDPFLHPWVESGDNPVDDVIDAAQERGVLIGGGRPRTQLIIAPPLAVTDADIDQAVDALDDAIDAVF, encoded by the coding sequence ATGGCGAACCCATCTCCAGACGCCGAACTCGATTCGGGCGCGATTCCACACTGGTACTCCGACGACGACGTCCTCTCGCTGGTCGACGGCGACGGCGTCACCGTCTACGACGACGACGGCGACGCCTATCTCGACTTCAACTCCCAGCTCTACTGCGTCAACGCCGGACACGGCGAGGAGCGCATCGTCGACGCCATCACCGCCCAGGCATCGACGATTGCGTACGTCGCCTCCTCCAAGCACAACGACGCGCGGTCGGAACTGGCCGGCCGCATCGCGGGTATCGCTCCCGGCGACCTCTCGAACGTCTTTTTCTCGGTGTCGGGCAGCGAGGCCAACGAGGCGGCGGTCCAGTTCGCCCGCGAGTACACCGACGCCCGGAAGGTGCTCACGCGCTATCGCTCCTACCACGGCGCCACGTACGGCGCGGCGTCGCTGACGGGTGACCCCGAGACGCGCAACGCGATGGAGCGATACGTTGCCACGACGGGCGCGGCGAAGTTCTGCCCGCCGGTCGCCCACCAGTCGCCGTTCGACGCCGACACGCCCGCCGAACTCGCCCGGCAGGCCGCCGACCACCTGGAGTACGTGATCCACAACGAGGGGCCGGACACCATCGCAGCCGTCCTGATGGAACCCATCGGCGGGACGAGTGGCGCGTACCCCGCGCCGGCGGACTACTGGCAGCGCGTGCGCGACATCTGTGACGAGTACGACATCCTGCTCATCGCGGACGAGGTCATCACCGGCTTCGGTCGGTGCGGCGAGTGGTTCGGTATCGACACCGAGGACGTGGTGCCGGACCTCCTCACGTTCGCGAAAGGCGTCACGAGCGCGTACGTCCCGCTCGCGGGCGTCGTAACGGGACCGGACATCGCGGCCCACCTCCGCGACACCGGCATCGACGTGGGGCAGACCTTCGCGGGCCACCCCGTGGCGTGTGCGGCGGGCGTGGCGGCTATCGACGTCTACGCCGACGGCCTCGTCGACAACGCGCGGGAGCGCGGCGACTACCTCGAAACCCGTCTGCGGGAACTCGACGCCCACGACGCCGTGGGCGACGTGCGCGGCCGGGGGCTGCTGTGGGGCGTCGAGTTTACGGATCTCGAGACCGGCGATCCCTTCCTCCACCCCTGGGTCGAATCGGGCGACAACCCCGTCGACGACGTCATCGACGCGGCGCAGGAGCGGGGCGTTCTCATCGGTGGCGGCCGTCCGCGCACGCAGCTCATCATCGCGCCGCCGCTGGCCGTGACCGACGCCGATATCGATCAAGCGGTCGATGCGCTCGACGACGCCATCGACGCGGTGTTTTAG
- the epsC gene encoding serine O-acetyltransferase EpsC has translation MGYEYTGDAHRELVDAYRADESPFPTDDSREYPRRDFLRDEPLLLRQLLFPRCWNGTALIDDPAETRRHLSTLGACIQTGITAYANRDADELSGVVDRALDRLPAIRRTLKRDVEAAYKGDPAATSYCEIIRSYPGFHAILTHRVAHHLYEADHVQYARELAEYAKVETGIDIHPGATLGDQFFIDHGTGVVIGETATVGDWVRIYQNVTLGALHFEEEEGEEHMLAKDYKRHPDIGDHVVIGAGSNVLGPVDIGDHVSIGANSWVTDDVPDNTSVFIADHPEQVRKPNR, from the coding sequence ATGGGATACGAGTACACCGGCGATGCTCACCGAGAACTCGTCGACGCCTATCGAGCAGACGAATCGCCGTTCCCGACGGACGACTCGCGGGAGTATCCGCGCCGCGATTTTCTGCGTGACGAACCACTCCTTCTCAGACAACTCCTGTTCCCCCGGTGCTGGAACGGGACGGCACTGATCGACGATCCGGCCGAAACACGGCGCCACTTGAGCACGCTCGGAGCGTGCATCCAGACGGGGATTACGGCCTACGCGAACCGTGACGCGGACGAGTTGAGCGGGGTCGTCGACCGGGCGCTCGACCGACTGCCGGCGATTCGACGCACCCTCAAGCGCGACGTCGAGGCCGCGTACAAGGGCGACCCCGCGGCGACAAGCTACTGTGAGATCATTCGGTCGTACCCGGGCTTTCATGCCATCCTCACCCACCGCGTCGCCCACCACCTCTACGAGGCGGACCACGTCCAGTACGCCCGCGAACTCGCCGAGTACGCGAAAGTCGAGACGGGGATCGACATCCATCCCGGTGCGACGCTCGGCGACCAGTTCTTCATCGACCACGGGACGGGAGTCGTGATCGGCGAGACGGCCACGGTCGGTGACTGGGTCCGGATCTACCAGAACGTGACGCTGGGGGCACTCCACTTCGAGGAAGAAGAGGGCGAGGAGCATATGCTGGCGAAAGATTACAAGCGGCATCCCGACATCGGCGATCACGTCGTCATCGGGGCCGGAAGCAACGTCCTCGGACCGGTCGATATCGGCGACCACGTGAGCATCGGGGCGAACTCCTGGGTCACCGACGACGTCCCGGACAACACGAGCGTCTTCATCGCCGATCATCCCGAGCAGGTGCGGAAACCGAACCGGTAG
- a CDS encoding glutamate--tRNA ligase, translating into MNAELRDRVERAARTHALLNAVKYDSDADVGAVMGPLMGENPEFREHSAEIPGIVAGVVSEVNDLSDAERREELADLAPEKLEELEAEEPEDEHPLPDLPNVGDEGVVMRAAPNPNGPWHLGHARMPAVIGTYKERYDGRFICRFDDTDPETKRPDLDAYDAILDDIEYLGFDPDEVLRASDRLETYYDHARELIELGGAYTCSCPQETFSDLKNAGEACPHRDKDAETTREEFEAMIDGEYSAGEKVLRVRTDITHKNPALRDWVAFRIIDTPHPRPEAADYRCWPMLDFQSGIDDHLTGVTHIIRGIDLQDSAKRQQFVYDYFDWEYPEVIHWGHVQIDEYDITLSTSTIKELIDSGELDGWDDPRAPTLASVRRRGIRGEAIVDAMIELGTSTSNVELSMSAVYANNRDLIDDQADRYFFVRNGVTHAVEGGPDAGHPPVHPDHEERGRREIPVPGAVVVEPADVPDVGDRVWLKGYGCVRHTATGFEYVGDDITAVREEGVSVVHWAPAEGAVPVRLRTMEGDVTGVAEPAFRDAAVDEVIQFERVGFARVDAAAADEMVTYFTHE; encoded by the coding sequence ATGAACGCCGAACTGCGCGACCGCGTCGAACGAGCGGCGCGGACGCACGCACTCCTCAACGCGGTGAAATACGACAGCGACGCCGATGTCGGCGCGGTCATGGGGCCACTGATGGGCGAGAACCCCGAGTTCCGCGAGCATTCCGCCGAGATCCCCGGCATCGTCGCCGGCGTCGTCAGCGAAGTGAACGACCTCTCGGACGCCGAGCGGCGCGAGGAACTCGCGGATCTCGCCCCCGAGAAACTGGAAGAACTCGAGGCCGAGGAGCCGGAAGACGAGCATCCGCTGCCCGACCTGCCGAACGTCGGCGACGAGGGCGTAGTGATGCGGGCCGCCCCGAATCCGAACGGGCCGTGGCATCTCGGTCACGCTCGGATGCCCGCCGTCATCGGGACGTACAAGGAGCGGTACGACGGGCGGTTCATCTGCCGGTTCGACGACACCGATCCGGAGACCAAGCGCCCGGATCTCGACGCCTACGACGCCATCCTCGACGACATCGAATATCTCGGCTTCGACCCCGACGAGGTGTTGCGGGCGAGCGACCGCCTGGAGACGTACTACGACCACGCCCGCGAGTTGATCGAGCTGGGCGGCGCCTACACCTGTTCCTGTCCCCAGGAGACGTTCTCGGATCTGAAGAACGCGGGCGAGGCCTGTCCCCACCGCGACAAGGACGCCGAGACGACCCGCGAGGAGTTCGAGGCGATGATCGACGGCGAGTATTCGGCGGGCGAAAAGGTGCTCCGCGTCCGAACCGACATCACGCACAAGAACCCCGCGCTGCGGGACTGGGTGGCCTTCCGCATCATCGACACGCCCCACCCGCGGCCCGAGGCGGCCGACTACCGGTGCTGGCCCATGCTCGACTTCCAGTCGGGCATCGACGACCACCTCACCGGCGTCACCCACATCATCCGCGGCATCGACCTGCAGGACTCCGCCAAGCGCCAGCAGTTCGTCTACGACTACTTCGACTGGGAGTACCCCGAGGTCATCCACTGGGGACACGTCCAGATCGACGAGTACGACATCACCCTCTCCACTTCGACGATCAAGGAACTGATCGATTCGGGCGAACTCGACGGCTGGGACGACCCGCGCGCACCCACTCTCGCCAGCGTGCGCCGGCGCGGCATCCGCGGCGAGGCCATCGTCGACGCGATGATCGAACTCGGCACCTCGACGAGCAACGTCGAACTGTCGATGAGCGCCGTCTACGCCAACAACCGCGACCTGATCGACGACCAAGCCGACCGTTACTTCTTCGTTCGAAACGGCGTGACCCACGCCGTCGAGGGCGGGCCCGACGCCGGCCACCCGCCGGTCCACCCCGACCACGAGGAGCGCGGCCGCCGCGAGATACCTGTCCCCGGTGCCGTCGTCGTCGAACCCGCCGACGTGCCGGACGTGGGCGACCGCGTCTGGCTCAAGGGCTACGGCTGTGTCCGGCACACTGCGACGGGGTTCGAGTACGTCGGCGACGACATCACGGCCGTCCGCGAGGAGGGCGTCTCGGTCGTCCACTGGGCGCCCGCCGAGGGCGCCGTCCCCGTCCGACTGCGGACGATGGAGGGCGACGTGACCGGCGTCGCCGAACCCGCGTTCCGTGACGCGGCCGTCGACGAGGTGATCCAGTTCGAGCGCGTCGGCTTCGCTCGCGTCGATGCGGCGGCCGCCGACGAGATGGTGACCTACTTTACCCACGAGTAG
- a CDS encoding fumarylacetoacetate hydrolase family protein — MKRARIAVDGEVHAGEYRDGVVETADETYVVGEDGDLVAPCEPSALYCVGRNYVETLDQMEYEKPDQPAFFIKPPTSVIPHETPVPYPTFSDELTYAGELAAVVDERCHRLDPEEVPEVIRGYTIMNDLDALDQPGRTARKAFDGSGPLGPWLETDLDPHGIDMHTDVSGERRQESNTELMLFDPYEIVSFLSERFTFRPGDVIAFGSPANPGLVEPGDTVEITYEGVGTLTNEIAPPDY, encoded by the coding sequence ATGAAACGCGCACGAATCGCGGTCGACGGCGAGGTTCACGCCGGCGAGTATCGCGACGGTGTCGTGGAGACGGCCGACGAGACGTACGTCGTCGGCGAGGACGGCGACCTCGTGGCGCCGTGTGAGCCGTCGGCGCTCTACTGTGTCGGTCGCAACTACGTCGAGACGCTGGACCAGATGGAGTACGAGAAGCCGGACCAGCCCGCCTTCTTCATCAAGCCGCCGACGTCCGTTATCCCCCACGAGACGCCGGTGCCGTATCCAACCTTTTCCGACGAACTCACCTACGCCGGCGAACTCGCGGCCGTCGTCGACGAGCGCTGTCACCGCCTCGACCCCGAGGAGGTGCCCGAGGTGATCCGCGGCTACACCATCATGAACGACCTGGACGCCCTCGATCAGCCGGGGCGAACGGCCCGCAAGGCCTTCGACGGGTCCGGGCCGCTGGGCCCGTGGCTGGAAACCGACCTCGATCCTCACGGTATCGACATGCACACCGACGTGAGCGGCGAGCGACGCCAGGAGTCCAACACCGAACTCATGCTGTTCGACCCCTACGAGATCGTCTCGTTCCTCTCCGAGCGGTTCACGTTCCGCCCGGGCGACGTCATCGCCTTCGGTAGCCCGGCCAACCCCGGCCTCGTCGAACCCGGCGACACGGTCGAAATCACCTACGAGGGCGTCGGCACGCTCACGAACGAGATCGCGCCGCCGGACTACTGA
- a CDS encoding D-2-hydroxyacid dehydrogenase, with translation MTEPDIAVLRQKVHGMSPSLYGEKLRERLPDHEIAVASTPEAERDLIADARVATGITFDSDWLEKASNLELFACAYAGTGHLDIASFEERGIAVTNAAGVHGPNISEYVIGTLIAHERQFKRAWKQQEDAHWAAYPVGELQGSTAAIVGLGAIGRALTDRLHAFGVDTVGVRYTPEKGGPTDEVVGFDAVHDALAGADYVILACPLTDTTEGLIDADALASMPTDAYLVNVARGPVVDTDALVTALRDIDIAGATLDVTDPEPLPADHPLWSFENVHITPHNAGNTPNYYDRLANILAENVRLMEETGTAQGLTNQVVDGQR, from the coding sequence ATGACCGAACCGGATATCGCCGTTCTCCGACAGAAAGTCCACGGAATGTCGCCGTCGCTGTACGGGGAGAAACTCCGCGAGCGCCTTCCCGACCACGAGATCGCCGTCGCGTCGACGCCCGAAGCGGAACGGGATCTGATCGCCGACGCGCGCGTCGCGACCGGCATCACCTTCGACAGCGACTGGCTGGAGAAGGCGTCCAACCTCGAACTGTTCGCCTGTGCGTACGCCGGAACGGGCCATCTCGACATCGCGTCGTTCGAGGAGCGGGGCATCGCCGTCACCAACGCGGCGGGCGTCCACGGGCCGAACATCTCGGAGTACGTCATCGGCACGCTCATCGCCCACGAACGCCAGTTCAAGCGCGCCTGGAAGCAACAGGAAGACGCCCACTGGGCGGCGTATCCGGTCGGCGAACTCCAGGGTAGCACCGCCGCCATCGTCGGCCTCGGCGCCATCGGAAGGGCGCTTACCGACCGTCTCCACGCCTTCGGCGTCGACACCGTCGGCGTCCGGTACACGCCGGAGAAGGGCGGCCCGACCGACGAGGTGGTCGGCTTCGACGCCGTTCACGACGCCCTCGCCGGCGCCGACTACGTGATCCTCGCCTGTCCGCTTACCGACACCACGGAGGGCCTCATCGACGCCGATGCTCTAGCGTCGATGCCGACCGACGCCTACCTCGTCAACGTCGCGCGCGGCCCCGTCGTCGACACCGACGCCTTGGTGACGGCGCTGCGTGACATCGACATCGCGGGCGCGACCCTCGACGTGACCGACCCCGAACCGCTGCCGGCGGACCACCCGCTCTGGTCGTTCGAGAACGTCCACATCACGCCACACAACGCCGGAAACACGCCGAACTACTACGACCGTCTGGCGAACATCCTCGCGGAGAACGTTCGGCTGATGGAGGAGACGGGGACGGCACAGGGCCTGACTAATCAGGTGGTCGACGGACAGCGCTGA
- a CDS encoding NAD(P)/FAD-dependent oxidoreductase, producing MEHVDVAIVGGGPAGSAAAHAAAEAGASALVLEKGVPREDRAVLGPDSTDAAGILDYWVDIMGIHPDEFPDGVLLSELDRATFVGPTESCTLRSTGIDSSYDAFGYTFDRARFDDWLRDRAEGAGAEYRVGVSVRDVETLIDGDPRHTVELADGDAISADVVVLADGPQRTVTNRVLDRYLTAPVTDHLGTTTANHIAYQEHRRLPAAVAEDLRGAITFWWGYIPGHTAYPWIFPNDDDVARIGLTMPIGLDHSSVADPESYALLRPEDDTVPSGSEYLRRLLEHEYGDEYDVPEDFPLVEDRGKSKGTETYPISSTRPVDSPVDAGIAVVGGAMGTTSAFHEGGDHVAVRTGAIAGELAASGDLSDYNAAWRDAIEDEIVRNVTMAEMVRDYNPADWDRIFGTARKMLADENGQGLYDQKLSAGWGAIKLLARYKWRKRQIRKSYVSIRESEYVY from the coding sequence ATGGAACACGTCGACGTCGCTATCGTCGGCGGCGGGCCCGCGGGCTCGGCCGCGGCACACGCGGCGGCCGAGGCCGGCGCCTCCGCACTCGTCCTGGAGAAGGGGGTCCCCCGCGAAGACCGGGCGGTGCTCGGCCCGGACTCCACCGACGCCGCCGGCATCCTCGACTACTGGGTCGACATCATGGGCATCCACCCGGACGAGTTCCCGGATGGGGTGCTCCTCTCGGAACTCGACCGGGCGACGTTCGTCGGGCCGACGGAGTCCTGCACCCTGCGGAGCACGGGCATCGACTCGTCGTACGACGCCTTCGGCTACACCTTCGACCGTGCGCGCTTCGACGACTGGCTCCGTGACCGCGCCGAGGGCGCGGGCGCCGAGTACCGCGTCGGCGTCTCGGTCAGGGACGTCGAGACATTGATCGACGGTGATCCGCGTCACACGGTCGAACTCGCCGACGGCGACGCGATCAGCGCCGACGTCGTCGTGCTCGCCGACGGGCCCCAGCGCACCGTCACGAACCGCGTGCTCGACCGGTATCTCACCGCGCCAGTGACCGACCACCTCGGCACGACGACGGCCAACCACATCGCGTATCAGGAGCATCGCAGACTGCCGGCCGCCGTCGCTGAGGACCTGCGCGGAGCCATCACGTTCTGGTGGGGGTACATTCCCGGCCACACGGCCTACCCCTGGATCTTCCCGAACGACGACGACGTGGCGCGGATCGGTCTCACGATGCCCATCGGCCTCGACCACTCGTCCGTCGCCGATCCCGAATCCTACGCGCTGCTCCGCCCGGAGGACGACACCGTCCCGAGCGGGAGCGAGTATCTCCGTCGCCTCCTCGAACACGAGTACGGCGACGAGTACGACGTGCCCGAGGACTTCCCGCTCGTCGAGGACCGCGGCAAGTCGAAGGGCACCGAAACCTACCCCATCTCCTCGACGCGGCCCGTCGATTCGCCCGTCGACGCCGGCATCGCCGTCGTCGGCGGCGCGATGGGCACCACCTCCGCGTTCCACGAGGGCGGCGACCACGTCGCCGTCCGCACCGGCGCCATCGCCGGCGAACTCGCCGCATCGGGCGATCTCTCCGACTACAACGCGGCCTGGAGAGACGCCATCGAGGACGAAATCGTGCGGAACGTGACGATGGCCGAGATGGTGCGAGACTACAATCCCGCGGACTGGGACCGGATCTTCGGCACCGCGCGGAAGATGCTGGCCGACGAGAACGGTCAGGGGCTGTACGACCAGAAGCTCTCGGCCGGCTGGGGCGCGATCAAACTGCTCGCCCGCTACAAGTGGCGCAAACGGCAGATTCGGAAGTCGTACGTGAGCATCCGCGAATCCGAGTACGTCTACTAA
- a CDS encoding heavy metal translocating P-type ATPase, with translation MTSPGDTRGASSDDGAGASAGGHPSPEDEPASAGHETVRLSVPSMDCPSCAETVERSVSTLAGVDSVDSRPATGQVVVAFDGERTGPAAIRERIEAAGYDVESSDRTTTNVNVPGMDCASCANTVGSALDRLGGIEAYDTRPATGTVVVTYDADAVTETDVVAAIENAGYDVAGTDGSDPIDAAADDVWRSSRALKTGISGVVVVVGLCFEFVLPGANVPVAAGLFVADLLFLLAIAIGGQEIVRSGYVSARHLSLDIDFLMTTAIFGALVASIVFGEALYFEAATLAVLFSAAELLERYSMDRARNSLRELMALSPDEATVKRDGDTVTVPVSEVAIGDVVVVKPGEKIPMDGRVVDGESAVDQSPITGESVPVDKTTGDEVYAGTVNEEGYLEIEVTTLATDNTISRIVEMVEDAQSNKTEREQFVERFSAYYTPVVVAFAIFTTLGAPALLGVTWPTAVVYGLTLLVLACPCAFVISTPVSVVSGITSAAKNGVLIKGGNHLEAMGAVDAVAFDKTGTLTKGELTVTDVVPLNGNTADDVLRCAQGLERRSEHPIGEAIVAEAGRAGVASGDIDEFESITGKGVRAELDGTPHFAGKPGLFEELGFDLSHVHATTDGGTVTTTARQLCDRNDCLDLLEDTVPTLQSQGKTVVLVGTEAELEGIIAVADEVRPEAAAAVARLKDLGVERTVMLTGDNERTARAIAERVGVDDYRAELLPEEKVRAVDDLDAEYDGGVAMVGDGINDAPALATATVGVAMGAAGTDTALETADIALMADDLSKLPYLYELAGDANGVIRQNIWASLAVKAGLALAVPFGYVPIWVAVLAGDAGMTVGVTGNAMRLARVEATVDET, from the coding sequence ATGACTTCGCCCGGTGATACCCGTGGGGCTTCCTCGGACGACGGCGCGGGAGCGAGCGCTGGTGGCCATCCATCCCCGGAGGACGAGCCAGCGTCGGCCGGGCACGAGACGGTACGGCTGTCGGTCCCGTCGATGGACTGCCCCTCCTGTGCTGAGACGGTCGAGCGCAGCGTGAGTACGCTCGCTGGCGTCGATTCCGTGGATTCGCGGCCGGCAACGGGGCAGGTCGTCGTCGCGTTCGACGGCGAGCGAACCGGTCCGGCGGCGATCCGAGAGCGCATCGAGGCGGCCGGTTACGATGTCGAATCGTCGGACCGTACAACGACGAACGTGAACGTTCCCGGGATGGACTGTGCGTCGTGTGCAAACACGGTCGGCAGCGCGCTGGACCGTCTCGGCGGCATCGAGGCGTACGACACCCGCCCGGCGACGGGAACGGTGGTTGTGACGTACGACGCCGACGCCGTCACCGAGACGGACGTCGTGGCGGCCATCGAGAACGCTGGCTACGACGTGGCGGGAACGGACGGCAGCGACCCGATCGACGCCGCGGCCGACGACGTCTGGCGGAGTTCGCGTGCGCTCAAGACGGGGATCAGCGGCGTCGTCGTCGTCGTCGGCCTCTGCTTCGAGTTCGTCCTTCCAGGGGCGAACGTGCCGGTCGCGGCCGGTCTCTTCGTCGCCGACCTGCTCTTCTTGCTCGCCATCGCCATCGGCGGGCAAGAAATCGTGCGGAGCGGCTACGTTTCGGCGCGACACCTGAGCCTCGACATCGACTTCCTGATGACGACGGCCATCTTCGGGGCCCTGGTGGCGAGTATCGTCTTCGGCGAGGCGCTCTACTTCGAGGCCGCCACGCTCGCCGTCCTCTTCAGCGCCGCCGAACTGCTCGAACGGTATTCGATGGACCGCGCGCGCAACTCGCTGCGCGAACTGATGGCGCTCTCGCCGGACGAAGCCACCGTCAAGCGCGACGGCGACACCGTGACCGTCCCCGTCTCGGAGGTCGCCATCGGCGACGTGGTCGTGGTGAAACCGGGCGAGAAAATCCCGATGGACGGGCGCGTCGTCGACGGCGAGAGCGCGGTCGACCAGTCCCCCATCACGGGCGAGAGCGTGCCCGTCGACAAGACGACCGGCGACGAGGTGTACGCCGGGACGGTCAACGAGGAGGGCTACCTCGAAATCGAGGTGACCACTCTGGCGACGGACAACACTATCTCCCGCATCGTCGAGATGGTGGAGGACGCCCAGTCGAACAAGACCGAACGCGAGCAGTTCGTCGAGCGGTTCTCGGCGTACTACACGCCCGTCGTCGTCGCCTTTGCCATCTTCACGACGCTCGGCGCGCCTGCCCTCCTCGGCGTGACGTGGCCGACGGCGGTCGTCTACGGGTTGACCCTGCTGGTGCTCGCCTGTCCGTGTGCCTTCGTCATCTCGACGCCCGTCTCGGTCGTCTCGGGCATCACCAGCGCCGCGAAAAACGGCGTCCTGATCAAGGGCGGCAACCACCTCGAAGCGATGGGCGCCGTCGACGCCGTGGCGTTCGACAAGACGGGGACGCTCACGAAGGGCGAACTCACCGTCACGGACGTGGTTCCGCTGAACGGTAACACCGCAGACGACGTGTTGCGGTGCGCACAGGGGCTGGAACGTCGGAGCGAACACCCCATCGGCGAGGCCATCGTCGCGGAGGCGGGCCGCGCCGGCGTCGCCAGCGGCGACATCGACGAGTTCGAGAGCATCACCGGCAAGGGCGTCCGCGCGGAGCTAGACGGGACGCCCCATTTCGCGGGCAAACCGGGGCTGTTCGAGGAGCTGGGTTTTGACCTCTCGCACGTCCACGCGACGACCGACGGCGGCACCGTCACGACGACGGCGCGCCAGCTCTGTGACCGCAACGACTGTCTCGACCTCCTGGAAGACACCGTTCCCACGCTCCAGTCCCAGGGCAAGACCGTCGTGCTGGTGGGAACGGAAGCGGAGTTGGAGGGTATCATCGCCGTCGCCGACGAGGTGCGCCCGGAGGCGGCCGCCGCCGTCGCCCGCCTGAAAGACCTCGGCGTCGAACGGACCGTGATGCTGACGGGAGACAACGAACGGACCGCGCGGGCCATCGCGGAGCGCGTCGGCGTCGACGACTACCGGGCGGAACTCCTCCCCGAGGAGAAGGTCCGCGCCGTCGACGACCTGGACGCCGAATACGACGGCGGCGTCGCGATGGTCGGCGACGGCATCAACGACGCGCCCGCACTCGCCACCGCCACGGTCGGCGTCGCGATGGGCGCCGCCGGCACCGACACCGCCCTCGAAACGGCCGACATCGCGCTGATGGCCGACGACCTCTCGAAACTCCCCTACCTCTACGAACTCGCCGGCGACGCGAACGGCGTCATCCGGCAGAACATCTGGGCCAGCCTCGCGGTGAAGGCCGGTCTCGCGCTCGCGGTCCCCTTCGGCTACGTCCCCATCTGGGTGGCCGTCCTCGCCGGCGACGCCGGCATGACCGTCGGCGTGACGGGGAACGCGATGCGTCTCGCACGGGTCGAGGCGACCGTCGACGAGACCTAG
- a CDS encoding cytochrome P450: MSEDTRTGVGGSHEPAATPPLPPYPSTVGHPLLHTVGSMRDVFGFRTRAMAERDLVRIKLLGPGDVYHLGHPDYFERVLLNDRDRFCKSEDFRIAFEGGLVAVEGETWQRQRDVLQPLFTRDSLVDYADGMAAQIRRRRDHWEPGTRIDLTAETSQLSLDVLFATLFGHELELGGDEAIRTAADRLQHWFAPTSYPLPQWVPTPARWRFKRGKRRLQRVATRLLEAKADDPPADPAAADDLLSLLVGLRESGAAEGEALSDDRLRDQVVTMIFAGHDTTSTAIAFAFYALATTPDVRDRFHTEVDTLSGPPTVDDLESLPVTRRIVTEALRKYPPVYTIPREAATDVTIDGSRVPEGAPVWLTVDQVHHDERFYDAPDEFRPERWDGDLRERLPDFAYAPFGGGPRRCIGRQFALMEAQLALAIIGREYDLVLDDPPAEPPMIAGMTARMAPDTEFRVVER; the protein is encoded by the coding sequence ATGTCCGAGGACACCAGAACGGGGGTGGGTGGGTCCCACGAACCGGCAGCGACCCCGCCGTTGCCACCCTATCCGTCCACCGTCGGCCATCCCCTCCTCCATACGGTCGGCTCGATGCGCGACGTGTTCGGCTTCCGGACGCGGGCGATGGCCGAACGCGACCTGGTCCGCATCAAACTGCTCGGCCCCGGCGACGTCTATCACCTCGGCCACCCCGACTACTTCGAGCGTGTCCTCCTGAACGACCGCGACAGGTTCTGCAAGTCGGAGGATTTCCGCATCGCGTTCGAGGGCGGTCTCGTCGCCGTCGAAGGCGAAACCTGGCAGCGCCAGCGCGACGTGCTTCAGCCGCTGTTCACCCGCGACAGCCTCGTCGACTACGCCGACGGAATGGCCGCACAGATCCGCCGCCGGCGCGACCACTGGGAGCCCGGCACCCGGATCGATCTCACCGCGGAGACGAGTCAGTTGAGCCTCGACGTGCTCTTTGCGACCCTGTTCGGTCACGAACTCGAACTCGGCGGCGACGAGGCGATCCGAACCGCGGCGGACCGCCTCCAGCACTGGTTCGCGCCCACCTCGTATCCGCTCCCGCAGTGGGTGCCGACGCCCGCCCGCTGGCGGTTCAAGCGCGGCAAGCGCCGTCTCCAGCGCGTCGCCACTCGTCTGCTGGAGGCGAAAGCCGACGACCCGCCGGCCGACCCCGCTGCGGCCGACGACCTCCTGTCCCTGCTGGTGGGACTCCGGGAATCCGGCGCCGCTGAGGGAGAGGCCCTGAGCGACGATCGCCTCCGCGACCAGGTGGTGACGATGATCTTCGCGGGCCACGACACCACCTCGACGGCGATCGCGTTCGCGTTCTATGCGCTCGCGACCACGCCCGACGTTCGCGATCGCTTCCACACCGAGGTGGACACCCTCTCCGGGCCGCCGACGGTCGACGACCTGGAATCGTTACCCGTCACGCGACGGATCGTCACCGAGGCGCTCCGGAAGTATCCGCCCGTCTACACCATCCCCCGCGAGGCGGCGACCGACGTGACCATCGACGGCTCCCGCGTGCCCGAAGGCGCACCCGTCTGGCTCACGGTGGATCAGGTCCACCACGACGAGCGGTTCTACGACGCGCCCGACGAGTTCCGGCCGGAGCGGTGGGACGGAGATCTCCGCGAACGGCTGCCGGATTTCGCGTACGCCCCCTTCGGCGGCGGCCCGCGGCGCTGTATCGGTCGGCAGTTCGCGCTCATGGAGGCCCAACTGGCGCTCGCGATCATCGGTCGTGAGTACGACCTCGTCCTCGACGATCCGCCCGCCGAGCCGCCGATGATCGCCGGGATGACGGCGCGGATGGCGCCCGACACCGAGTTCCGGGTCGTCGAGCGCTAG